Genomic DNA from Xiphophorus maculatus strain JP 163 A unplaced genomic scaffold, X_maculatus-5.0-male Unplaced_Scaffold_BN000202F, whole genome shotgun sequence:
ggcGCAATTGGTTAGCGCGTTCGGCTGTTAACCGAAAGGTTGGTGGTTCGAGCCCACCCAGGGATGACTGTCAATATTCTAGATAGGACAAAGGATGTTGTCTGGCTCATTATCAATGATTGTTGAATTTCATCTGCCATTCTTGTCCGCTGCTTTTGAAATACTCACTACAGTACGTGATTACCACAAAAAAGGAAGTTGACCAAATGCAACGTTTGGATTGCTCGACCTTTTGACTTTGAACTATGGTATGGACAGTATAGAAATCTATAAGGTTTGGCGAGAGGCGCAAGCAAGTGGTTGACGCAATTCCACATCAACTTACCGCTCAAttctgtcttttgccatggttaaTGCAATGGATTTCAGAAGCGAGGCTagaatgttgcacatgtgaTGAATCTATGTCACGGCTACCTGTAgtatttcagtgtctctgtctctgtggcgCAATTGGTTAGCGCGTTCGGCTGTTAACCGAAAAGATGGTGGTTCGAGCCCACCCAGGGACGACTGTCAATATTCTCGATAGGACAAAGGATGTTGTCTGGCTCATTTTCAATGACTGTTGAATTTCATCTGCCATTCTTGTCCGCTGCTTTTAAAATACGCACTACAGTACGTGATTACCACATAAAAAGGAAGTTGACCAAATGCAACGTATGGATTGCTCGACCTTTGAATTGTAAAGACTGATTAGAAATCTAACATATTTGGTGAGAGTCGCAAAGCCGTTTTTGAGTTTGAAGCAATTCCCCATCATCTTACCGGTCAACTCTGTCTTTTGCCATGATTATTGCAACTGATTTCAGAAGCGAGGCTagaatgttgcacatgtgaTGAATCTATGTCACGACTACCTGTAgcatttcagtgtctctgtggcGCAATTGGTTAGCGCGTTCGGCTGTTAACCGAAAGGTTGGTGGTTCGAGCCCACCCAGGGACGACTGTCAATATTCTAGATAGGACAAAGGATGTTGTCTGGCTCATTATCAATGATTGTTGAATTTCATCTGCCATTCTTGTCCGCTGCTTTTGAAATACTCACTACAGTACGTGATTACCACAAAAAGGAAGTTGACCAAATGCAACGTTTGGATTGCTCGACCTTTTGACTTTGAACTATGGTATGGACAGTATAGAAATCTATAAGGTTTGGCGAGAGGCGCAAGCAGTGGTTGACGCAATTCCACATCAACTTACCGCTCAATTCTATCTTTTGCCATGGTTAATGCAATGGATTTCAGAAGCGAGGCTagaatgttgcacatgtgaTGAATCTATGTCACGGCTACCTGTAgtatttcagtgtctctgtctctgtggcgCAATTGGTTAGCGCGTTCGGCTGTTAACCGAAAGGATGGTGGTTCGAGCCCACCCAGGGACGACTGTCAATATTCTCGATAGGACAAAGGATGTTGTCTGGCTCATTTTCAATGACTGTTGAATTTCATCTGCCATTCTTGTCCGCTGCTTTTAAAATACGCACTACAGTACGTGATTACCACATAAAAAGGAAGTTGACCAAATGCAACGTATGGATTGCTCGACCTTTGAATTGTAAAGACTGATTAGAAATCTAACATATTTGGTGAGAGTCGCAAAGCCGTTTTTGAGTTTGAAGCAATTCCCCATCATCTTACCGGTCAACTCTGTCTTTTGCCATTATTATTGCAACGGATTTCAGAAGCGAGGCTagaatgttgcacatgtgaTGAATCTATGTCACGACTACCTGTAgcatttcagtgtctctgtggcGCAATTGGTTAGCGCGTTCGGCTGTTAACCGAAAGGTTGGTGGTTCGAGCCCACCCAGGGACGACTGTCAATATTCTAGATAGGACAAAGGATGTTGTCTGGCTCATTATCAATGATTGTTGAATTTCATCTACCATTCTTGTCCGCTGCTTTTGAAATACTCACTACTGTACGTGATTACCACAAAAAAGGAAGTTGACCAAATGCAACGTTTGGATTGCTCGACCTTTTGACTTTGAACTATGGTATGGACAGTATAGAAATCTATAAGGTTTGGCGAGAGGCGCAAGCAGTGGTTGACGCAATTCCACATCAACTTACCGCTCAAttctgtcttttgccatggttaaTGCAACGGATTTCAGAAGCGAGGCTagaatgttgcacatgtgaTGAATCTATGTCACGACTACCTGTAgcatttcagtgtctctgtggcGCAATTGGTTAGCGCGTTCGGCTGTTAACCGAAAGGTTGGTGGTTCGAGCCCACCCAGGGACGACTGTCAATATTCTCGATAGGACAAAGGATGTTGTCTGGCTCATTATCAATGATTGTTGAATTTCATCTGCCATTCTTGTCCGCTGCTTTTGAAATACTCACTACAGTACGTGATTACCACAAAAAAGGAAGTTGACCAAATGCAACGTTTGGATTGCTCGACCTTTTGACTTTGAACTATGGTATGGACAGTATAGAAATCTATAAGGTTTGGCGAGAGGCGCAAGCAGTGGTTGACGCAATTCCACATCAACTTACCGCTCAATTCTATCTTTTGCCATGGTTAATGCAATGGATTTCAGAAGCGAGGCTagaatgttgcacatgtgaTGAATCTATGTCACGGCTACCTGTAgtatttcagtgtctctgtctctgtggcgCAATTGGTTAGCGCGTTCGGCTGTTAACCGAAAGGATGGTGGTTCGAGCCCACCCAGGGACGACTGTCAATATTCTAGATAGGACAAAGGATGTTGTCTGGCTCATTTTCAATGACTGTTGAATTTCATCTGCCATTCTTGTCCGCTGCTTTTAAAATACGCACTACAGTACGTGATTACCACATAAAAAGGAAGTTGACCAAATGCAACGTATGGATTGCTCGACCTTTGAATTGTAAAGACTGATTAGAAATCTAACATATTTGGTGAGAGTCGCAAAGCTGTTTTTGAGTTTGAAGCAATTCCCCATCATCTTACCGCTCAActctgtcttttgccatggttattGCATTGGATTTCAGAAGCGAGGCTagaatgttgcacatgtgaTGAATCTATGTCACGGCTACCTGTTgcgtttcagtgtctctgtctctgtggcgCAATTGGTTAGCGCGTTCGGCTGTTAACCGAAAGGTTGGTGATTCGAGCCCACCCAGGGACGACTGTAAATATTCTTCATAGGACAAAGGATGTTGTCTGGCTCATTTTCAATGATTGTTGAATTTCATCTGCCATTCTTGTCCGCTGCTTTTGAAATACTCACTACAGTACGTGATTGCCAAATGAAAAGGAAGTTGACCAAATGCAACGTTTGGATTGCTCGACCTTTTGACTTTGAACTATGGTATGGACAGTATAGAAATCTATAAGGTTTGGCGAGAGGCGCAAGCAGTGGTTGACGCAATTCCACATCAACTTACCGCTCAAttctgtcttttgccatggttaaTGCAATGGATTTCAGAAGCGAGGCTagaatgttgcacatgtgaTGAATCTATGTCACGGCTACCTGTAgtatttcagtgtctctgtctctgtggcgCTACTTCGCTCACGTTAGTCGGTGTTTCTCCTCCAATGGCGCTTGCCCCTCTCCATTCTCACATTGAACGGTTTAGCCAATGTCGTACCGCCTCATAATGGACCGAGCCTATCAATGTCCGCGCTCACAATggaaatcggccaatcaccgTGGCGACATGCGAACCTATCAATGTCCGCGCTCACAATggaaatcggccaatcaccgTGGCGACATGCGAACCTATCAATGTCCGCGCTCACAATggaaatcggccaatcaccgTGAGCCCTCCCTCTCTCAGACGCCCTCACGCCCCCCAccaccacaaacaaaacaaatttcgaattttatttttaaaaataaaaaccgttGGAAGATTCTGAAAGTCAGATGTCAGTAGCCTAGCTTCGTTGAAGAAGGATTCGTCATCACATCATTGATCTCTCGACCTAAACGATCTTGCTGTGAGTACccattaatattgtttattgtcTGTTGTCGTTCAAACAGATTTCGTATTTATAATTGTACATcagctaaaataatatattgtgGGTTAAATAAAAGGGCGACATAATGATGTCATGTTCTGAGTGCAAGAGTAaggacacattttattttataatatagtagtaacattttaagttaaaatgtaaatgcatacATAGATATCAACCTATATATAGACCAAcctcgatcgatcgatcgatcgatcgagggttatagtttttttttttacctcatcaTAATTAGCACAGAAAACTATggctttgattttacttttaaatgcttttatgtcATACCCATTGTTAGTTGTGCACAAAGTGCATCATTAGTTTATGGAATTTGATTCTGCTAATTCCCAATGTTATCTTCAGATGAGCACCAAGCCAAAGAGCCACAAAGGTATGGGGGATGGGGAGTGGATGGCAAGGCTTAAGGCATTTGCCAGCACTGGGGTTTGGCCTTCCAATGCAGGGAATAGACCAGCCCCAAGGCAGAAGAAATGGCATGATATCTATCAGAAGGTAAAGTGAAGTCACTGTTTCATTCACTTGTGTGTGTAgatatgtttataaaaaaggaCAGACTTGAGTAGCTGTCATTAATAAGATTATGTTACACTGTTTCAGATAGAAAAATGCCCCATGCAAGTTCGGGGACAGACCACCCTTTTTGGAGCGTCTGTCACTTGTGACTGTGGCTTTCACACTGTTAAAGTAAGctggtttaaaataatatctaataACAATCACTTCTTAGTCAAATTTGAAGCTATGTCTTGTCTCTTGCAATTCTGGTGAATGGTGACTTTTATacttaaaatatctttgttttggtAGCCTGCACTGCAGCCTCCTTCTGCACCTCCTTCTTTGACCCCACAGTCTGTGGGTTCACAATCTAATTCTGGAGATACAGCAACAGCCACCCGCTGTTTCCTGAGGTCCCCTCCATCTTTGTCAAGGgtaaatgttcttgtttgtttgctcaATACTTTATATTATTGATTCTGTCTTGGCAACAAACTATAATagtttttgaacaaaacattttcttgtgcttattTTGATGTAGTGATTTATAAAGTATATACTTCACATGATTGTACATTTCTCGTTTCAGTTCACTAAGTCCTATTTTGGGGGTTCTCTTTCGGATTCAGTGAAGCCAAACTTGGTGGCCCGGAAGACACCGAGTCCCTCTCCATCCTCTGTGAGGAGCCCAAGTCCCTCTCCATCCTCTGTGAGGAGCCCAAGTCCCTTTCCATCCTCTGTGAGGAGCCCAAGTCCCTCTCCATCCTCTGTGAGGAGCCCAAGTCCCTTTCCATCCTCCGTGAGGAGCCCAAGTCCTTCTCCACCCTCTGTGAGGAGCCCTAGTGTTGCTCCATCCTCCCAGACACACTCCGGCAAGACAGTTGCATCTGTGAGTACAGCATTGtatattcattaaaataaagcagttcTAAGATATCtgttttcaaacatatttatgttctgttgtttttaggaACAGCCTTCAACGTCTCTGTTACAACCAGCTGCAGGTGATAATGCAGCTTCTTTCTGGTTACCGAGTGAGATGAGGAAAACCATCCCTGTGCAGGATCAAAGATGGATCTCAAATACCCTCTTTAAATCTGGCAAACTGCGCCCAGATTTAAAGCTGTGGTACGAGCCTCCTGCGCCGGCCCTCATTTACCATCAGGTGCCAACACCTGAGAGGTTTTTTTCACATCGGCTCCTCGTATGGATGCCCTACCATCAGTGGAAGGTCAGGGTGTTCTGCAAAACTTGTGGGAATCATCTTACAGGTGCTGGCATCCACAAGAGGGCTCGGAAAGTCCTGGATATTGATAGGTATTACCTCCTTGTGACGGAGACACTCAGGTGCAGCGGGTGTAATCTCACGTATCTATCAACATCCCAGAGCATCCGAGACCAGCTGGACTTGCCGCACCAGAAATTATTTCGGCTCATCCTCACCCAAAAGtgagtaaaacatttagtaaaatgCTAACTGAAGGAATGAAGATATTACATTACATGCAaatgtaactgcaaaataaatactttgttaaTCTGCCTTCCAGGTATGCTTGTGACATACGAGTGATCAGGCTGATGAGAGACAGGACACAGGGCAACAGTTCAGCACGGCtgctgaagcagctgaaagaaaaccacGGGGAGGAGTGGCTGAACAGGTTGGGGCACTATCTGGAGGAGTGCGCTAACTTTGTAAATAGACCCAGCCTTTTCCCTGTGGTGTGCCAGGAGCCCCCAGAACCAGCTGACATCCCCACTGATCGCTGGTTGTTGTCAGTGTATGGCAGAGATATTCTGTCACGCATAGAACACATAAAAGCCAGCATCACCTCCACCTTGGGGACAGTTCTGAAGCTGGACTCCACCAAAAAGGTTAGTAACCATGTAATGATAATTGTCaagttaaaacagcaaatggtACATTTGTGAGTGCATTTACTATCTCCACCCAACTGGCACACACATCACAGAGAATCAAGCGCACCCCTCCCTTTCAATCAGGCCTATCTGAAGTCTATAAGGTAACTTGGCACACCTGTGCTCAGACAAAGAGCCTCAGCTTCAAGCTTCCACAAAGACACCACTGGTAGGAACTGGACATTATGCACAGTTTATATCATTTAATCTGCATTCAGAAGACCAAATTAGCCTTGGTGATGAAATGGGATTTATGTGTGTGgaatgtagtttgtttgttcATTCACTGTTCACTTAAAAGTAGATTAACATTACCTGGAAAACTAGTTCATTAGTTCATTGTGATCTgtaattgattttgtttcatttgtttgtagGTTTTCAAACTGCTCTGTGACTCTCTGTGACTACTTCTGCAAAATCATGGTGGTCTTACACTGTTAATTGAACTAatctaaagacaaaaagaaaagatgaataaaagatGTCGCTGAAATGAGTGGTTCCTGCATTTCTTTGAGGGAAGCAAGCTTTTTCAAGTTTGGGCAGAAGCTGAGGTGGTTTAAAGAGAGCAAAAAACTtgacaataataatattgattATTATATCCTACTTGGAAAAAAAGTTGTACACTACTAAATTTAAAACgctaataattttaaaaatgtttgggataactttttttctgtttcacaaacAATTAAACTTGTGAAAAGTTTATTGTTCTAAGTACATtgaaaatgttatgaaataCACAGCCGGCAGTGGTTTCTGTAGACATGAGAAACGGCAAGATTTAATTCCACACTTTCTATTGTAGATCACCAAAAAGCTGGCTGGCCACAGCAAAGGAACGGCTCTGTGGGTGTCGTCAGTCAGCAATGAGCTGGGCCAAATATTGAATAGTGTCCTGACTGTCCAGGAGGGTCCAGGACTGGACAAAATGGCTGCAGGACTGATGGAGCGGTACCGCCAGGCTGGGGCTGCACCTCCAAAGGTGCTGTATGTGGACTGTGGCTGCTGTGTTAGTGAAGGCCTCAGCAAGCTGCAGGCCAGGTTTGGAGGGTGGCCAGATATTTACATTCGCCTGGACATTTGGCACTTTATGCGGAGGCTGGCTGTTGGTTGTACCACGGATGCCCACCCTCTGTATCCTGCTTTCATGCGGGCACTGTCCTCCTGCATTTTTGAGTGGGATGCAGGGGACCTTGACCTTCTTCGACGAGCGAAAGAAAGGCAGCTCCAGCAGGAACAGAGGCCAGGTATAACCAACACCATGGTGGACAGGCAGATAACCAAGAAGGAGTTGAGTAATTTCTGTCGTAGGAGGACACGGGGAGAGGACATCACTACTGTCCTTATTGAACGActgctggaggagctgaatGGTCCAAAAGGGAGAGATTTGATGGGGGTTCCCTTACTGGATGAAGTCAGGATAAAACACATCTGGGGTGTCCAAAAACGGCATGTGAAATGCATTCAGGATGTTGCAGGGATTCAGTTGTACACTGAGGTGGGCAGTGTCAACAAGAGCGGAATCAAGTTGACACGTTATCGCTGTTCACGAGGCTCTACATCCCTGGAGTCATTTCATTGTCATTTAAACAGGTTTATTCCAGGTAAGTCGCTTTCTAACATGACTACAACactttactgtatattttttgcaaaactggaTCAACCAGTATTGTTTCAAAGACATTAAtatgatgtgttgtttttttcctttttttacagGAACCAGTGCAAACTTACTGAATTTCCAGCTCTACCTCCTGGAAGGCCTGAATAGATGGAATCAGGATCGGGGTTCTGCAGCAGTGACCAACAAACCATCGTCTCTTCTGACATATGCTGGAGACATGACTCAGTCCATAAATCAGAACAGCTTGAAGGTGCTGGGACGAGAGTACGTCCCACAATTTATGCCCCCTTCAAAGTACACAGGTACAAATGAAATATGTGAAGGATAAACAGTTTAAGATAAACTATAGTATAAAAAGATCAATAATATGTAACATGTTTTGGAATGTTTTACTATCAATATGTTTGATTTTCCATAGGTGAGCTACTGGGCGTTGACTACCTTCTAAGTCAAACAGGAAAGCCACTGAAACCCCAGCCTGACTCAGAAGAGACAGATGTTCTGCTGGAAGATGTGGAGGCTAATGTAGCAGAGGAAGATGAAGGCTTTGTGGACGAAGAAGCTTTGGACTTTCTAGTATCAGAGCTAGACGATGAGACCCTTTTCTCAGCTACATCACATCTCGAATCCTCCTCCCAGcctgctgcctccacccagccagctgcctccacccagccagctgcctccacccagcgtgctgcctccacccagtcagctgcctccacccagcctgctccctccacccagcgTGCTCCCTCAACCCAGCgtgctgcctccacccagcgtgctgcctccacccagcctgctgcctccacccagcctgctccctccacccagcgTGCTGCCTCCACTCAGTCagctgcctccacccagccagctccctccacccagcgtgctgcctccacccagcgtgctgcctccacccagcctgctgcctccacccagcctgctgcctccacccagcgTGCTGCCTCCACCCTGTCTGCTCCCTCCACCCTGTCTGCTCCCTCCACCCTGtctgctccctccacccagcctgctccctccacccagcctgctccctccacccagcctgctccctccacccagtcagctgcctccacccagccagctccctccacccagcgtgctgcctccacccagcgtgctgcctccacccagcctgctgcctccacccagcctgctgcctccacccagcgTGCTGCCTCCACCCTGtctgctccctccacccagcctgctccctccacccagcgtgctccctccacccagcgTGCTGCCTCCACCCTGTCTGCTCCCTCCACCCTGTCTGCTGCCTCCACTCTGtctgctccctccacccagccagctccctccacccagccagctccctccaccctgtctgctgcctccacccagcctgGCATTGCTGAGCCTATGTCAGAGGTGGGCATTCATAGTAAGCTGTAGAattgaagaaaaatttaataaaacttcaaataacttcaacattatttatgttttctcagGGTTTAGATGAGGCCGGTGTACCAGGCCTGGACAAAGTTGACAGCTTGGCTGAGTATCTGGTGGAGCTAAGGAGCAAAACCTCACTGGTGCTGACCAACCAGGAGGTCAGTAACATGCATTGTTGCTTGCTGCAGACATGCACACGCCTTTCACCTCACTTGCATATTGTTGTCCtaatgtaaaattgttttattttcctgtttaggTGAGCTGCATTGTTGCTCTGTGGCAGAACCTGCTGGAGTTTGATAAACAGAGAACGGTATTTGCTGCAAGACATCAAGAAAGATTGAACACTGGGAGGTTTCGGTCCCCCAAGAAGAGGCAAGAATTTACTCCTGGGGTTGAGAGTGTAAAGAGGCATGCTCTAACCACTCCAGCCCCATCTGCCCAATGGCCAGACTGCTGCCGCTTGGTGGAGACCATCTTTGTCCGACTGTGCAATATCCATCGTAGTCCAAAGAAAAGAGGATCAGGCACAGTCTCCAGGTGGGATTTGATCCTACAAGACTATAGAAAGATCAGGCAGCTCGTTCTGGCGAATGGAGCTGTGATGGGGCAGACACATTTGCAGCTAGTGGATGTTAGCTACACCACCCTGGTTCAGTGGCATAACAGAAGGGTCAAAAGGCAAGAGACCGCTGTGGTACTTCAAGGGCTAAACCTTCCCAGCCAGTTTTCTGTAGCTGCTGACCCGCTTCTGCCTGCAAATATACGCCCGCATTACGGCGTACCACATTCAGGGCCACTGCATACATATAGGCTACCATCCAACACTGTGGGGcagtcaaaattaaaaagaaagctaCAATTCACTGATGGGACAAATCCAT
This window encodes:
- the LOC111607944 gene encoding uncharacterized protein LOC111607944 yields the protein MSTKPKSHKGMGDGEWMARLKAFASTGVWPSNAGNRPAPRQKKWHDIYQKIEKCPMQVRGQTTLFGASVTCDCGFHTVKPALQPPSAPPSLTPQSVGSQSNSGDTATATRCFLRSPPSLSRFTKSYFGGSLSDSVKPNLVARKTPSPSPSSVRSPSPSPSSVRSPSPFPSSVRSPSPSPSSVRSPSPFPSSVRSPSPSPPSVRSPSVAPSSQTHSGKTVASEQPSTSLLQPAAGDNAASFWLPSEMRKTIPVQDQRWISNTLFKSGKLRPDLKLWYEPPAPALIYHQVPTPERFFSHRLLVWMPYHQWKVRVFCKTCGNHLTGAGIHKRARKVLDIDRYYLLVTETLRCSGCNLTYLSTSQSIRDQLDLPHQKLFRLILTQKYACDIRVIRLMRDRTQGNSSARLLKQLKENHGEEWLNRLGHYLEECANFVNRPSLFPVVCQEPPEPADIPTDRWLLSVYGRDILSRIEHIKASITSTLGTVLKLDSTKKITKKLAGHSKGTALWVSSVSNELGQILNSVLTVQEGPGLDKMAAGLMERYRQAGAAPPKVLYVDCGCCVSEGLSKLQARFGGWPDIYIRLDIWHFMRRLAVGCTTDAHPLYPAFMRALSSCIFEWDAGDLDLLRRAKERQLQQEQRPGITNTMVDRQITKKELSNFCRRRTRGEDITTVLIERLLEELNGPKGRDLMGVPLLDEVRIKHIWGVQKRHVKCIQDVAGIQLYTEVGSVNKSGIKLTRYRCSRGSTSLESFHCHLNRFIPGTSANLLNFQLYLLEGLNRWNQDRGSAAVTNKPSSLLTYAGDMTQSINQNSLKVLGREYVPQFMPPSKYTGELLGVDYLLSQTGKPLKPQPDSEETDVLLEDVEANVAEEDEGFVDEEALDFLVSELDDETLFSATSHLESSSQPAASTQPAPAASTQRAASTLSAPSTQPAPSTQRAPSTQRAASTLSAPSTLSAASTLSAPSTQPAPSTQPAPSTLSAASTQPGIAEPMSEGLDEAGVPGLDKVDSLAEYLVELRSKTSLVLTNQEVSCIVALWQNLLEFDKQRTVFAARHQERLNTGRFRSPKKRQEFTPGVESVKRHALTTPAPSAQWPDCCRLVETIFVRLCNIHRSPKKRGSGTVSRCSPCSTW